Proteins encoded together in one Benincasa hispida cultivar B227 chromosome 1, ASM972705v1, whole genome shotgun sequence window:
- the LOC120069560 gene encoding AT-hook motif nuclear-localized protein 7-like yields the protein MEEREAINAGVTVIGAEAPSAYHVAPRTDNPPPAAGGGSPTVAASPVSVGLPGSGTTGKKKRGRPRKYGPDGTVTMALSPLPLSSSAPTAGGFSITKRGKGRLGGSEFKHHKKMGMEYIGEWNACSVGTNFMPHIITVNAGEDVTMKIISFSQQGPRAICILSANGVISNVTLRQPDSSGGTLTYEGRFEILSLSGSFMPTENQGTRSRSGGMSVSLASPDGRVVGGGVAGLLIAAGPVQVVVGSFLPTSQQEQKVKKQKPELVPAAAPVAVPSTAPAPTVPTSNADTDDSLNGNGLQNPGSLKPTGFAPSPFQRDNWGTNAAVHSLQEPRNSATDINISLPG from the exons ATGGAAGAAAGAGAAGCCATAAATGCAGGAGTAACAGTGATAGGAGCCGAAGCTCCGTCGGCTTATCACGTGGCTCCGAGAACCGATAACCCGCCGCCGGCCGCAGGCGGCGGTTCGCCAACTGTCGCCGCCTCGCCCGTAAGTGTGGGGCTGCCCGGAAGTGGAACCACAGGGAAAAAGAAGCGGGGTAGACCTAGAAAGTACGGCCCAGATGGAACGGTGACCATGGCATTGTCGCCATTGCCGCTTTCTTCCTCAGCTCCGACGGCCGGCGGCTTCTCCATCACCAAGCGCGGGAAGGGCCGGCTCGGCGGCTCCGAATTCAAACATCACAAGAAAATGGGAATGGAATATATAG GAGAATGGAATGCATGTTCGGTGGGTACAAATTTCATGCCTCATATCATCACAGTCAATGCTGGCGAG GACGTCACTATGAAGATCATATCATTTTCCCAACAAGGTCCTCGAGCAATCTGTATTCTTTCTGCTAATGGTGTAATTTCGAATGTCACTCTTCGGCAGCCTGATTCCTCGGGTGGTACTTTAACATATGAG GGTCGTTTCGAGATACTTTCTTTGTCTGGATCATTCATGCCTACTGAAAATCAAGGAACAAGAAGCAGGTCGGGTGGGATGAGTGTCTCCTTGGCAAGCCCCGACGGTCGTGTTGTCGGGGGAGGGGTAGCTGGTTTACTCATAGCTGCAGGCCCAGTACAG GTTGTAGTAGGGAGTTTTCTACCAACTAGCCAACAGGAGCAGAAGGTAAAGAAACAGAAGCCCGAGTTGGTACCAGCTGCAGCCCCTGTTGCCGTCCCGAGCACGGCACCAGCTCCCACTGTGCCAACTTCCAATGCCGATACAGATGACAGTTTAAATGGGAACGGTCTGCAAAATCCCGGGTCGTTAAAACCGACCGGTTTTGCTCCTTCGCCTTTCCAGAGAGACAATTGGGGTACCAATGCCGCTGTTCATTCCTTGCAGGAGCCGAGAAATTCCGCTACCGACATCAATATATCTCTGCCAGGCTAA
- the LOC120086158 gene encoding proteasome subunit beta type-1, whose translation MTKQQANWSPYDNNGGSCVAIAGADYCVIAADTRLSTGYNILTRDYSKICKLADKAVMASSGFQADVKALQKVLAARHLTYQHQHNKQMSCPAMAQLLSNTLYFKRFFPYYAFNVLGGLDNEGKGCVFTYDAVGSYERVGYSAQGSGSTLITPFLDNQLKSPSPLLLPAQDSATPLSEGEAIDLVKTVFASATERDIYTGDKLEIVVLNADGIRREYMDLRKD comes from the exons ATGACGAAGCAGCAAGCTAACTGGTCTCCTTACGACAACAATGGCGG ATCCTGTGTTGCGATTGCCGGTGCCGATTACTGTGTAATCGCCGCTGATACTCGGTTGTCTACGGGTTACAACATTCTCACTCGTGATTACTCCAAAATTTGTAAGCT GGCTGACAAAGCTGTGATGGCCTCTTCTGGTTTTCAAGCTGATGTGAAAGCCTTACAGAAGGTTTTGGCAGCTAGGCATTTG ACCTACCAACATCAGCACAACAAGCAAATGAGCTGCCCTGCGATGGCTCAACTGCTCTCGAATACATTGTACTTCAAACGGTTCTTTCCGTATTATGCTTTTAATGTTTTGGGCGGGCTTGATAATGAAG GAAAGGGTTGTGTGTTCACCTACGATGCTGTTGGGTCTTATGAGAGAGTTGGATACAGCGCCCAGGGGTCGGGGTCCACCCTCATTACGCCCTTTTTAGATAACCAACTGAAGTCTCCCAGCCCTCTATTATTGCCTGCACAG GATTCTGCCACGCCTCTGTCAGAAGGTGAAGCAATTGACCTGGTGAAAACTGTTTTTGCATCTGCTACTGAGAGGGATATCTACACC GGCGACAAACTCGAAATCGTCGTTCTTAATGCCGATGGTATTCGTCGCGAATATATGGATCTCCGAAAAGATTAG
- the LOC120086149 gene encoding ATP-dependent DNA helicase 2 subunit KU80 gives MARNREILVLVLDVGPSMHSILPEVEKVCSMLVEKKLVYNKYDEVGIVLFGTEDTKNELTEEVGGYQHVVVLQNMKVVDGDLVDVLKRIPRGTVSGDFLDAIIVGMDMLIKKFGVTEKGKKRLCLVTDALFPIKEPYEGTKEDQVTTIAQQMTKHGMRMDSVVVRGRFGQDADEKMMNENDNLLNIFSEKTNAKMVYVESPTSLLGAIRTRSIAPVTIFRGDLEISSIIKIKVWVYKKTSEEKFPTLKRYSDKAPPTDKFATHEVKVDYEYKSVEEPSKVVPPEHRIKGYRYGPQVVPISTAEWDAVKFKPEKSVKLLGFTNASNIMRHYYMKDVNVLIPEPGNKRAIIAVSALARAMKEMDKVAIVRCVWRQGQGSVVVGVLTPNISKKDGIADSLYFNVLPFAEDVREFQFPSFSNLPALMQPSVEQQEAADDFVKMLDLAPAGREEILQPDLTPNPVLERFYRHLELKSKDPDAAVPPLDGTLQKITEPDPDLFSQNKSVIDTFHRRFELKENPKLKKPRRHYLREKASGSSDKEDNDEISAQIVESVSNMPIVKVEKIGDSTPLEDFEAMMSRRDSPEWISKAIIGMRNKIFDLVENSSDGDNYPKAIEYLRALRKGCIIEQEPKQFNDFLRHLRKFCLEKKLHSFCEFLASQQISLISKEEAADSEVADDEARSFWVKMEPKSEPKLEQF, from the exons ATGGCTCGCAACAGG GAAATCTTGGTGCTGGTGCTGGATGTTGGTCCATCAATGCACTCTATTCTCCCCGAGGTTGAAAAAGTGTGTTCAATGCTAGTAGAGAAGAAG CTAGTCTACAACAAATATGATGAAGTAGGAATTGTTCTATTTGGAACTGAAG ACACTAAAAATGAGCTGACAGAGGAAGTTGGTGGATATCAGCATGTGGTGGTTTTACAGAACATGAAAGTGGTTGATGGAGATCTTGTTGATGTTCTAAAACGGATCCCTCGAGGAACTGTTTCTGGTGATT TTCTTGACGCCATAATTGTAGGAATGGATATGTtgataaagaaatttggagtgACAGAAAAGGGGAAGAAACGCTTGTGTCTTGTTACAGATGCTCTATTCCCTATAAAAGAACCTTATGAAGGAActaaagaggatcaagttacgACCATTGCACAACAGATGACAAAACATGGCATGAGAATGGATAGTGTTGTTGTGAGAGGGAGGTTCGGTCAGGATGCAGATGAGAAAATGATGAATGAAAATGACAatcttttaaacatattttcagAGAAAACAAATGCAAAAATGGTGTATGTGGAGAGTCCAACTTCATTATTAGGTGCAATCCGGACTCGAAGCATAGCGCCTGTGACAATTTTTAGAGGCGATCTTGAGATAAGCTCCATTATCAAGATTAAG GTATGGGTTTACAAGAAAACATCAGAAGAGAAGTTTCCTACTCTGAAAAGATATTCTGATAAAGCACCTCCAACTGATAAATTTGCCACACATGAAGTCAAGGTAGATTATGAGTACAAAAGCGTTGAAGAACCTAGTAAGGTAGTGCCTCCAGAACATAGGATTAAAGGTTATCGGTATGGACCTCAAGTGGTTCCGATATCGACTGCTGAATGGGATGCAGTGAAGTTCAAACCAGAAAAGAGCGTGAAGCTACTCGGATTTACAAATGCATCAAATATAATGAG GCACTACTACATGAAAGATGTAAATGTCTTAATCCCTGAACCGGGCAATAAACGAGCCATTATTGCGGTTTCTGCTCTAGCAAGAGCAATGAAGGAAATGGACAAAGTGGCGATAGTGCGATGCGTTTGGAGACAAGGACAAGGGAGTGTTGTTGTGGGTGTCTTGACACCCAATATATCAAAGAAGGACGGTATT GCCGATTCGTTATACTTCAACGTACTTCCCTTTGCGGAGGATGTTCGGGAATTCCAATTTCCATCTTTCAGCAATTTGCCAGCCTTGATGCAGCCAAGTGTAGAACAGCAAGAGGCAGCGGATGACTTTGTTAAGATGCTCGATCTCGCACCAGCTGGACGAGAGGAAATTCTACAACCGGATCTCACACCAAATCCTGTTCTGGAG CGCTTCTATCGCCATCTCGAGTTGAAATCAAAGGATCCAGATGCTGCTGTACCTCCACTTGATGGAACTCTCCAAAAGATTACCGAGCCAGATCCAGACTTGTTTTCTCAAAACAAATCTGTTATTGATACATTTCACAGAAGATTTGAGCTTAAGGAGAACCCAAAG CTAAAGAAACCGAGAAGGCATTATTTACGCGAAAAAGCATCCGGTTCAAGCGATAAAGAGGATAATGATGAAATTTCTGCTCAAATTGTTGAATCTGTTTCCAATATGCCTATAGTTAAGGTCGAAAAGATTGGAGATTCAACTCCACTCGAAGATTTTGAAGCTATGATGTCTAGAAGAGATAGTCCAGAGTGGATCAGTAAAGCAATAATTGGCATgagaaacaaaatatttgatcTTGTTGAGAACTCCTCTGATGGTGATAACTATCCAAAAGCTATCGAGTATTTGCGTGCGCTTCGCAAGGGTTGCATTATCGAACAA GAACCGAAGCAATTCAACGATTTCCTCCGCCATCTCCGTAAATTTTGTCTGGAAAAGAAACTTCATAGCTTCTGTGAATTCCTTGCATCTCAACAAATTAGTTTAATCTCCAAGGAAGAAGCCGCTGACAG TGAAGTAGCAGATGATGAAGCTAGAAGCTTTTGGGTTAAAATGGAGCCTAAATCAGAGCCTAAATTAGAGCAGTTCTAG